Within the Natranaeroarchaeum sulfidigenes genome, the region ATGGCGACGTAGTAACGTTCGGGACGCTCCCGATCGCTGCAGTTGCGGAGATACATCTCGCAGAGGAACGTGGCTACTTCGAGGACAGGGGGATCGATCTGGAGATCGAACGGGTCACCGGCGCACCGCAGGCGGTACCACAGCTCGCGTCCGGGGAGCTGGATGTGGCGAGCGGTTCGATCGGCGCAAGTATCTTCAACTCGATCGCACAGGACGTCCCTGTCCAGATCGTCGCGGACCAGACCCAGTGGTGGGAGAACCAGCCCTCCGGAAACCGGATCTGGGTCAGGGAGGAACTGTACTCCGATGGGATGGCGCTGTCCGATGTCGAGGGGACGCCGACAGTAGCGATCAACGGCGAAGGGGGATCGATGGATTACGTGGTCGGCCGACTGCTCGCCAGCGAAGGGATGGGCTGGGCCGACATCGAGATCACGGAGATGCCGTTCCCGGACATGATCGGCGCGATGGCGGGGGGCGAGATCGATCTCTGTTCGATTCCGGACCCGCTCGGCCTGCAGGTCGCCTCGGAGGCCAACGCCGGACAGCTACTGTACGGATCGGAAGTCGCGCCACGAATGCAGATCGCGGGATACTTTTACGGCCAGCCGTTCATCGAGGAGCGTCCGGCGGTCGCGCGTCGATGGCTGGAGGCGTATCTGCTCGGCGTCAGGGAGTACTACGAGATGGGCGGCTTTCCAGACGAGGAGCTGGCCGGAATCATCAGCGACGCGATCGACGTCCCGGTCGGGGCGATCCGCTCGTCGATCCCATCGCTCCCACACAAAAACGGGTTCGTCAACGTCGACAGTATCATGCGACAGCAGGAGTACCACGCCTGCCGGGGGTACGTCGACGAGACCGTCGAGGCCGAGGCGATCGTCAACGAGTCGATTCTCGACGAGGCGCTGGCGGAAGTCGGCCGACTCGACGAGGCGGAAGCAACGCCGTCGGTAGCGAACATCGAGGAGTGGAGCGAGTCGGCACCCGCTCCGTACCCACCGCTCGGGGACATGACGCCGCCGTCGGAGTTCCCGACCGACGCGATCTGCGAGTAGGTAACCGACACGGCACCGAGGACGACCGATAATGATGCCCGAACCGACAGCCGACCGAACCGAGCCCCGGATCAGCGTCAGCGACGTCAGCAAGACGTACCGGAGCCGGTCCGGAGCGGTCCGCGCTCTCAGCGACGTGCAGCTGCGGGTGGAAGACAGGGAGTTTTTCTGTATCGTCGGCCCGTCGGGCTGTGGGAAGTCGACGCTCCTCCGACTACTGGGAGGGCTTCTCGACAGTGATGAGGGCACCATCGAGATCCGGACCGGCGATGCGGACCGACCGACGACGAACATGGTGTTTCAGGAGTACGGGATCTTTCCGTGGAAGTCCGTCATCGACAACGTCGCGTTCGGGCTCAAAATGCAGGGCGTTCCCCGGGAGGAGCGATACGAGACCGCCAGACGGTACATCGGAAAAGTCGATCTCGACGGCTTCGAGGAATCGTACCCACATCAGCTCTCCGGCGGGATGAAACAGCGGGTCGGCATCGCCCGCGCGTTCGCGAACGATCCCGAGGTGTTCCTGATGGACGAACCGTTCGGCGCGCTCGACGCCCAGACCAAGGGGTTTCTCGTCGAGGAACTGCTGGAACTCTGGAACGAGTCGACAAAGACGGTCGTCTACGTCACCCACGACATCGAGGAGGCGATCCGACTCGGTGACAGAATCGGCGTGATGTCGGCTCGCCCCGGTCGAATCAAGGAAGTAATCGATGTCGACCTGGAACGACCACGTGGCCGGACGGAGATCCCGCTCGAACGACTCGACCGGCTCGAAGAGCGGATCTGGTCGTCGTTGAGCGGCGAGGTCGAGCGATCGATGCACGGGCGGTCGTGACCATGTACGTCCGTCGGCTCCTGTTAAACGTCGCGCCGATCGTCAGTGGCCTGCTCCTCTGGGAGCTACTGGCCCGGCTGGCGCTGATCACTCCACAGTTCTTCCCGCCGCCGACCGTCGTGCTCGACGCCGCATACACCGAGATCGTGCATGGTGAGATGCTCTACCACTTCGGCGTCAGCCTTCGCCGGATCGTCCTTGCGTTTGCCATCGGTGCATCGACCGGCGTCGTCGCCGGGTTGCTCATGGGCTGGTCCAGACAGGTCCGACTCGTGTTGAACCCCTACGTCGGTCTCCTGTACCCGGT harbors:
- a CDS encoding ABC transporter substrate-binding protein, which produces MLRDDGDVVTFGTLPIAAVAEIHLAEERGYFEDRGIDLEIERVTGAPQAVPQLASGELDVASGSIGASIFNSIAQDVPVQIVADQTQWWENQPSGNRIWVREELYSDGMALSDVEGTPTVAINGEGGSMDYVVGRLLASEGMGWADIEITEMPFPDMIGAMAGGEIDLCSIPDPLGLQVASEANAGQLLYGSEVAPRMQIAGYFYGQPFIEERPAVARRWLEAYLLGVREYYEMGGFPDEELAGIISDAIDVPVGAIRSSIPSLPHKNGFVNVDSIMRQQEYHACRGYVDETVEAEAIVNESILDEALAEVGRLDEAEATPSVANIEEWSESAPAPYPPLGDMTPPSEFPTDAICE
- a CDS encoding ABC transporter ATP-binding protein; the protein is MMPEPTADRTEPRISVSDVSKTYRSRSGAVRALSDVQLRVEDREFFCIVGPSGCGKSTLLRLLGGLLDSDEGTIEIRTGDADRPTTNMVFQEYGIFPWKSVIDNVAFGLKMQGVPREERYETARRYIGKVDLDGFEESYPHQLSGGMKQRVGIARAFANDPEVFLMDEPFGALDAQTKGFLVEELLELWNESTKTVVYVTHDIEEAIRLGDRIGVMSARPGRIKEVIDVDLERPRGRTEIPLERLDRLEERIWSSLSGEVERSMHGRS